A stretch of Kaistella flava (ex Peng et al. 2021) DNA encodes these proteins:
- a CDS encoding peptide MFS transporter encodes MEQKTTRKHPKGLPYLFFTEMWERFGYYLILGIFVLYMIDSEKGGLAFNDKSADDIFGTFIALTYLTPFLGGFLADKLLGYVKAIYIGGTLMGLGYLGVGLFKELPLFYASLGLVILGNGFFKPSISTLLGNLYNEEPYKDNKDAGYNIFYMGINIGAFICNIIAAFMRNKYGWGPAFMTAGVGMFIGLIVFTLGRKHILQANVLKPSQEGDTKISDILLKVFLPAIIAGVIGWMIPGNIFGTDSTDAFIFACIPVIYFYIMLYVKANAEDKRPIGALLAIFAVSLMFWAVFKQNGTALTRWANNYTDRAIPAPLVEPLRAINLIDGKDGVQGKTYEMKEVSVYDDQYRTKKDEAGKPVKEMGQDIYFRNISETERAKLEANPTQEVALYNTELFQSINPAWVIILTPIVVGFFMFLRRKGKEPTTPTKIVLGLFISALSCLVMVGAVYAGNNGMIKVSAIWLILSYGVITLGELCLSPMGLSLVSKLSPPRITALMMGGFFLSTSIGNKLSGVLASFWYEYDNKAYFFIVNFGLLLIATLLGLSILKRLNKIMKERGVN; translated from the coding sequence ATGGAACAAAAAACAACCAGAAAACACCCTAAAGGTTTACCCTATCTGTTTTTTACGGAAATGTGGGAGCGATTCGGCTATTATCTAATCCTCGGAATCTTCGTTCTTTACATGATCGATAGTGAAAAAGGAGGTCTCGCTTTTAATGATAAAAGTGCCGACGATATCTTCGGAACCTTTATCGCTTTAACCTATCTTACTCCGTTTCTGGGAGGTTTCCTGGCCGACAAACTGTTAGGCTATGTCAAAGCAATTTATATCGGTGGTACCTTAATGGGATTGGGTTATTTAGGAGTTGGTTTATTCAAAGAACTTCCTCTTTTCTATGCTTCACTAGGTTTGGTAATTTTAGGAAATGGATTCTTTAAACCTAGTATTTCTACTCTTTTAGGAAACCTTTATAACGAAGAACCTTACAAGGATAATAAAGATGCCGGTTATAATATTTTCTATATGGGAATTAATATTGGTGCATTTATTTGTAATATTATTGCAGCATTCATGCGCAACAAATATGGTTGGGGACCAGCCTTCATGACTGCAGGAGTCGGAATGTTTATCGGTCTTATCGTCTTCACACTTGGAAGAAAACATATTTTACAAGCCAACGTTTTAAAACCTTCTCAAGAAGGAGATACCAAAATTTCTGATATTTTATTAAAGGTGTTCTTACCTGCAATTATCGCGGGAGTTATCGGTTGGATGATTCCAGGAAATATTTTCGGTACTGATTCTACGGATGCTTTTATCTTCGCCTGTATTCCGGTAATCTACTTCTATATAATGCTTTACGTGAAAGCTAACGCGGAAGACAAAAGACCAATTGGTGCTTTGCTTGCGATCTTCGCCGTAAGTTTAATGTTCTGGGCGGTATTTAAACAGAACGGAACTGCCTTGACTCGCTGGGCGAATAATTATACTGATCGTGCTATTCCAGCTCCATTAGTAGAGCCTTTACGTGCCATTAATTTAATTGACGGAAAAGACGGAGTTCAAGGGAAAACCTATGAAATGAAGGAGGTTTCTGTCTATGATGATCAATACCGTACAAAAAAAGATGAAGCAGGAAAACCCGTTAAAGAAATGGGACAGGATATTTATTTTAGAAATATTTCTGAAACCGAGCGAGCTAAACTTGAAGCAAATCCAACTCAGGAAGTGGCGCTTTACAATACCGAATTATTCCAGTCGATCAATCCGGCCTGGGTAATTATTTTAACTCCGATTGTTGTTGGATTCTTTATGTTTCTTCGACGAAAGGGCAAAGAACCTACTACGCCTACTAAAATTGTTCTGGGATTATTCATTTCCGCCTTATCATGTTTGGTAATGGTAGGAGCAGTTTATGCAGGAAACAATGGAATGATCAAGGTTTCCGCAATTTGGTTAATTCTCTCCTATGGAGTAATTACGTTGGGAGAATTATGTCTTTCACCAATGGGATTGTCGTTAGTTTCAAAGCTTTCGCCACCAAGAATTACAGCATTAATGATGGGAGGATTCTTCCTTTCAACTTCGATTGGAAACAAACTTTCCGGAGTTTTAGCCAGTTTCTGGTACGAGTACGATAATAAAGCCTATTTCTTTATCGTAAACTTCGGTTTATTATTAATCGCTACCTTATTAGGACTATCGATTTTAAAGAGACTTAACAAGATTATGAAAGAAAGAGGTGTTAACTAA
- a CDS encoding S9 family peptidase, translating into MKKILFTISILTSVAYFSQEITLDKIYSGYYRGKGISGISSLKNGENYVIIEPGGIAKYSYKTTKRDGNIVEGSFQSYIFNDDESKILLLKESLPIYRHSFFGKFDVKDLKSGKVVSLNNGNFVQEPTFSPDGNKVAFIADNNLFYQDLSSEKITQITTDGKKNSILNGLGDWVYEEEFGHAKLYEWTKNSDAIIFVKSNESEVPEMSITIYGKQLYPSEMRFKYPKAGANNSVVSAQLYRLDSAKTIALNLSNFKNYYIPDVYRTAKPDELILITSERLQNASDVLKVNTKTGEITKLFTESDKRWIDTDNVTLEFLADNSFIWGAERDGNRHLYWYNQDGKLKKQITKGNWEVTNYYGFNPKTKEVFIQTTQEGSINRVVSKVNIETGKTTLLSNTSGTNSASFSQNYKYFIETSSSAAKPYTYVLKDANGKTLKELQNNEEQLKKLQADNMVNKEFFTVPNENGDQMNAWIMKPKDFDPNKKYPLFMFQYSGPGSQSVANSWDTGNALWFNHLVQKGYIVACVDGRGTGYKGTEFKKTTYLNLGKYEIDDQIAAAKWFGQQSYINKDRIGIFGWSFGGYMASLALTKGADVFKTGIAVAPVTNWRYYDSIYTERFMRTPQENPGGYDDNSPTTYANLLKGKYLLIHGTADDNVHFQNAMEFSEALIQNNKQFEFMAYPDKNHGIYGGQTRPQLYQKMTNFLLENL; encoded by the coding sequence ATGAAAAAAATCCTATTCACAATTTCTATTTTAACTTCTGTTGCGTATTTCTCTCAGGAAATTACCTTAGATAAAATCTACTCTGGTTATTACAGAGGCAAAGGAATCTCCGGAATTTCGTCCCTAAAAAATGGTGAAAATTACGTAATCATTGAGCCAGGTGGAATTGCAAAATATTCCTATAAAACCACAAAAAGAGACGGAAATATAGTCGAAGGAAGCTTTCAATCTTATATTTTCAATGACGATGAATCAAAAATCCTACTATTAAAAGAAAGTCTGCCCATTTACAGACATTCATTTTTTGGTAAATTCGATGTTAAAGATTTAAAATCTGGAAAGGTGGTAAGTCTCAATAATGGGAACTTTGTACAGGAACCCACTTTTTCTCCGGATGGAAATAAAGTAGCTTTTATCGCTGATAACAATTTATTTTATCAAGATTTAAGTTCAGAAAAAATCACTCAGATTACTACTGATGGGAAGAAGAATTCAATTTTAAACGGACTTGGAGATTGGGTTTATGAGGAAGAATTCGGACATGCAAAATTGTATGAATGGACCAAAAATTCTGACGCTATTATTTTTGTTAAATCTAATGAATCAGAAGTACCAGAAATGTCAATTACGATTTATGGTAAACAACTCTACCCTTCTGAAATGAGATTTAAATATCCAAAAGCGGGAGCAAATAATTCGGTAGTATCTGCTCAACTTTATCGTTTAGATTCTGCAAAAACGATAGCGCTAAATCTTAGCAATTTTAAAAACTACTATATTCCAGATGTTTATAGAACTGCAAAACCTGACGAACTTATTTTAATTACTTCTGAAAGATTGCAAAATGCATCAGATGTTTTAAAAGTAAATACCAAAACTGGAGAGATTACTAAATTATTTACAGAATCTGATAAAAGATGGATCGATACTGATAATGTAACTTTAGAATTCTTGGCTGATAATTCTTTCATCTGGGGAGCTGAACGTGATGGAAACAGACACCTTTATTGGTATAATCAAGACGGAAAACTGAAAAAACAAATTACCAAAGGAAACTGGGAAGTAACTAATTACTACGGTTTTAATCCGAAAACAAAAGAAGTTTTCATTCAGACAACTCAGGAAGGAAGCATTAACAGAGTCGTTTCTAAAGTAAATATCGAAACAGGAAAAACAACTTTGCTTTCGAATACAAGTGGAACAAATAGTGCCAGCTTTAGCCAAAACTATAAATATTTCATCGAAACTTCTTCGTCTGCAGCAAAACCTTATACGTATGTTTTAAAAGATGCGAATGGAAAAACCTTGAAGGAATTGCAAAATAATGAGGAGCAATTGAAAAAACTTCAGGCAGATAATATGGTGAACAAAGAGTTTTTCACTGTTCCAAATGAAAATGGCGACCAAATGAATGCATGGATTATGAAGCCGAAAGACTTTGATCCTAATAAAAAATATCCATTATTTATGTTCCAATATTCTGGTCCAGGATCTCAAAGTGTGGCCAATTCTTGGGATACAGGAAACGCATTATGGTTCAATCATTTGGTTCAAAAGGGATATATCGTAGCTTGTGTTGATGGTCGTGGAACCGGTTACAAAGGAACTGAGTTTAAAAAAACAACTTATTTAAACTTAGGAAAATACGAAATCGATGACCAAATTGCAGCTGCAAAATGGTTTGGACAGCAATCCTATATCAATAAAGACAGAATCGGAATTTTCGGATGGAGTTTTGGTGGTTATATGGCGAGTTTAGCCTTAACAAAAGGAGCTGATGTTTTCAAAACCGGAATCGCTGTTGCTCCGGTAACTAACTGGAGATATTACGATTCAATTTATACAGAAAGATTCATGAGAACACCACAAGAAAACCCTGGTGGATATGATGATAACTCGCCAACAACTTACGCGAATTTGTTAAAAGGAAAGTATCTTTTAATCCATGGAACTGCGGATGATAACGTTCATTTTCAGAATGCTATGGAATTCTCTGAGGCTTTAATTCAAAATAATAAGCAGTTTGAATTCATGGCTTATCCAGATAAAAATCACGGAATTTACGGTGGACAAACTCGCCCACAACTCTATCAGAAAATGACTAATTTTCTTTTAGAAAATCTTTAA